The following proteins are co-located in the Micromonospora viridifaciens genome:
- the tpiA gene encoding triose-phosphate isomerase yields the protein MASTTRRPLMAGNWKMNLNHLEANLLVQKLAASLTEKQLTDVETVVLPPFTDLRTVQTAVDGDKLLIGYGAQDLSPYQSGAYTGDISGPMLAKLGCTYVVVGHSERRQYHHEDDALVNDKVSAALANGLTPILCIGEGLEVREQLRHVPHCCDQLDGALRGLTAEQVTKVVVAYEPVWAIGTGKTATPDDAQEVCGEVRKRLTGTFGQETADQVRILYGGSVKAANIAAIMAQPDVDGALVGGASLDAEEFAQICRFPEHIAR from the coding sequence ATGGCGAGCACCACCCGCCGGCCCCTGATGGCCGGCAACTGGAAGATGAACCTCAACCACCTCGAGGCCAACCTGCTGGTGCAGAAGCTGGCCGCGAGCCTCACCGAGAAGCAGCTCACCGACGTCGAGACGGTGGTCCTGCCGCCCTTCACCGACCTGCGGACCGTGCAGACCGCGGTGGACGGCGACAAGCTGCTGATCGGCTACGGCGCGCAGGATCTGTCGCCGTACCAGTCGGGCGCGTACACCGGGGACATCTCCGGGCCGATGCTGGCCAAGCTGGGCTGCACGTACGTCGTGGTCGGCCACTCCGAGCGGCGGCAGTACCACCACGAGGACGACGCGCTGGTCAACGACAAGGTGAGCGCCGCCCTGGCCAACGGGCTCACCCCGATCCTGTGCATCGGTGAGGGGCTGGAGGTCCGCGAGCAGTTGCGGCACGTCCCCCACTGCTGCGACCAGCTCGACGGCGCGCTCCGCGGGCTCACGGCGGAGCAGGTCACCAAGGTCGTCGTGGCGTACGAGCCGGTCTGGGCGATCGGCACCGGCAAGACGGCGACCCCGGACGACGCCCAGGAGGTCTGCGGCGAGGTGCGCAAGCGCCTGACGGGGACCTTCGGTCAGGAGACCGCGGACCAGGTACGGATCCTCTACGGCGGCTCGGTCAAGGCGGCCAACATCGCCGCGATCATGGCCCAGCCGGACGTGGACGGGGCGCTGGTCGGTGGCGCCAGCCTGGACGCCGAGGAATTCGCGCAGATCTGCCGGTTCCCGGAGCACATCGCCCGCTGA
- a CDS encoding phosphoglycerate kinase, which yields MSIRNLDDLLAEGVSGRRVLVRADLNVPLDKQTGEITDDGRIRAVLPTLSALVQAGARVVVCSHLGRPKGTPDPQFSLSPVAGRLGELLGAPVLFASDTVGDSARACVEGLADGQVALLENLRFNKGETSKDDAERGAFADQLAALGEAYVDDAFGAVHRKHASVYDVPARLPHFAGRLVLREVEVLSKLTGDPERPYVVVLGGSKVSDKLAVIEALLPKVDRLLIGGGMCFTFLKAQGLEVGSSLLEEEMVETCRNLMEREPGKIMLPVDVVAAVAFAPDAEHDVVRVDGIPSKRVGLDIGPETVAGFAAALTQARTVFWNGPMGVFEMAAFANGTRGVAEAIAKSGAFSVVGGGDSAAAVRTLGLDESAFGHISTGGGASLEYLEGQTLPGIAALES from the coding sequence GTGAGCATCCGCAACCTCGACGACCTGCTCGCCGAGGGGGTGTCGGGTCGGCGCGTGCTGGTGCGCGCCGACCTGAACGTCCCGCTCGACAAGCAGACCGGCGAGATCACCGACGACGGCCGGATCCGGGCCGTCCTGCCGACCCTGAGCGCGCTGGTCCAGGCCGGCGCCCGGGTGGTCGTGTGTTCGCACCTGGGCCGCCCGAAGGGCACGCCGGATCCGCAGTTCAGCCTCAGCCCGGTCGCCGGGCGGCTCGGCGAGTTGCTCGGCGCCCCGGTGCTCTTCGCCTCCGACACCGTCGGCGACTCGGCCCGCGCGTGCGTGGAGGGGCTGGCCGACGGCCAGGTCGCCCTGCTGGAGAACCTCCGCTTCAACAAGGGCGAGACCAGCAAGGACGACGCCGAGCGGGGCGCCTTCGCCGACCAGCTCGCCGCCCTCGGCGAGGCGTACGTCGACGACGCCTTCGGCGCGGTGCACCGCAAGCACGCCAGCGTCTACGACGTGCCGGCCCGGCTGCCGCACTTCGCCGGCCGGCTGGTGCTGCGCGAGGTGGAGGTGCTCAGCAAGCTGACCGGCGACCCGGAGCGGCCGTACGTGGTGGTGCTGGGCGGCTCCAAGGTCTCCGACAAGCTCGCGGTGATCGAGGCGCTGCTGCCGAAGGTCGACCGGCTGCTCATCGGCGGCGGCATGTGCTTCACCTTCCTCAAGGCCCAGGGCCTGGAGGTGGGCAGCTCGCTGCTGGAGGAGGAGATGGTCGAGACCTGCCGCAACCTGATGGAGCGCGAGCCGGGCAAGATCATGCTCCCGGTCGACGTGGTGGCCGCGGTCGCGTTCGCGCCCGACGCCGAGCACGACGTGGTCCGGGTGGACGGCATCCCGAGCAAGCGGGTCGGGCTGGACATCGGCCCGGAGACCGTCGCCGGGTTCGCCGCCGCGCTGACGCAGGCGCGGACGGTGTTCTGGAACGGCCCGATGGGCGTGTTCGAGATGGCGGCGTTCGCCAACGGCACCCGCGGGGTCGCCGAGGCGATCGCGAAGTCCGGCGCGTTCAGCGTCGTGGGCGGCGGTGACTCCGCGGCCGCGGTCCGCACGTTGGGGCTGGACGAGTCCGCTTTCGGTCACATCTCCACCGGTGGCGGCGCCTCCCTGGAGTACCTGGAGGGCCAGACCCTCCCCGGCATCGCGGCCCTGGAGAGCTGA
- a CDS encoding gluconeogenesis factor YvcK family protein, translating to MTPARVVAFGGGHGLSASLRALRHCVPELDLDITAVVTVGDDGGSSGRLRAERGGLPPGDLRQALVALAGDHPATRRTAGLFQHRFAAVAGGGGVPGEAGGGGAAGRACVGGGAVDPLAGHAVGNLVLHGLMELLGDPVAALDHAGAMLGAVGRVLPMSCQPVDIEARVRGADPDHPDEVRTLRGQHQVAVTTGRVEALRLTPAAPAACAEAVAAVRRADWLIFGPGSWYTSVLPHLLVPGLADAIISSPARRLVTLNLVAEKETLGLSLADHLDTLRHYLPELKVDMVLADSTAVGDPVTVERAAESLGARLVLAPVAVLDGAPRHDPAALGAALVPVLGADR from the coding sequence ATGACCCCGGCCAGGGTGGTCGCCTTCGGCGGCGGGCACGGGCTCTCGGCGTCCCTGCGGGCGCTGCGGCACTGCGTACCCGAGCTGGACCTGGACATCACCGCGGTGGTCACGGTGGGTGACGACGGCGGCTCCAGCGGCCGGCTGCGGGCCGAGCGCGGCGGGCTGCCCCCGGGGGATCTGCGGCAGGCGCTGGTCGCGCTGGCCGGCGACCACCCGGCCACCCGGCGCACCGCCGGCCTGTTTCAGCACCGCTTCGCCGCCGTGGCGGGGGGCGGTGGCGTGCCGGGCGAGGCCGGAGGCGGTGGCGCGGCGGGCCGGGCCTGCGTCGGCGGGGGCGCGGTCGATCCGCTCGCCGGGCACGCGGTCGGCAACCTGGTGCTGCACGGGCTGATGGAGCTGCTCGGCGACCCGGTGGCCGCGCTCGACCACGCCGGCGCGATGCTCGGCGCGGTCGGCCGGGTGCTGCCCATGTCCTGCCAGCCGGTCGACATCGAGGCCCGGGTGCGCGGCGCCGACCCGGACCACCCCGACGAGGTACGCACGCTGCGCGGCCAGCACCAGGTGGCGGTCACCACCGGCCGGGTCGAGGCGCTCCGGCTCACTCCGGCCGCGCCGGCCGCCTGCGCCGAGGCGGTGGCCGCGGTACGCCGGGCCGACTGGCTGATCTTCGGGCCCGGCAGCTGGTACACGAGCGTGCTGCCGCACCTGCTGGTGCCGGGGCTGGCCGACGCGATCATCTCCAGCCCGGCACGGCGGCTGGTCACGCTCAACCTCGTGGCGGAGAAGGAGACGCTCGGGCTCTCCCTGGCCGACCATCTGGACACCCTGCGGCACTATCTGCCCGAGCTGAAGGTGGACATGGTGCTGGCCGACTCCACGGCGGTGGGTGATCCCGTGACGGTCGAACGTGCGGCAGAATCGCTGGGTGCCCGGCTGGTCCTCGCCCCCGTCGCCGTCCTCGACGGCGCGCCCCGTCATGATCCAGCCGCGCTGGGTGCCGCGCTGGTGCCTGTCCTGGGCGCCGATCGTTAG
- the gap gene encoding type I glyceraldehyde-3-phosphate dehydrogenase: protein MTIRVGINGFGRIGRNFFRAVLASGADIEVVAVNDLTDNATLAHLVKYDSILGRLPQEVKATDDEISVGGHTIKAYAEKDPAKLPWGEAGVDVVIESTGFFTDATKAKAHIDGGAKKVIISAPAKNEDVTVVMGVNHEMYDPAKHTIISNASCTTNCLAPMAKVLHDTFGIQQGLMTTIHAYTQDQNLQDAPHKDLRRARAAALNIVPTSTGAAKAIGLVLPDLKGKLDGYALRVPIPTGSTTDLTVNLNRETTVDEVNAAMKAAADGPLKGILVYNEDPIVSSDIVTDPASCIYDAPLTKVVGNQVKVVGWYDNEWGYSNRLVDLVKLVGSSL, encoded by the coding sequence GTGACCATCCGGGTTGGCATCAACGGCTTCGGCCGGATCGGCCGCAACTTCTTCCGGGCAGTGCTGGCGTCCGGTGCTGACATCGAGGTCGTGGCGGTCAACGACCTGACCGACAACGCGACGCTCGCCCACCTTGTCAAGTACGACAGCATCCTGGGCCGCCTTCCGCAGGAGGTCAAGGCCACCGACGACGAGATCAGCGTGGGCGGCCACACCATCAAGGCGTACGCCGAGAAGGACCCGGCCAAGCTGCCGTGGGGCGAGGCCGGCGTCGACGTCGTCATCGAGTCCACCGGGTTCTTCACCGACGCCACCAAGGCGAAGGCGCACATCGACGGCGGGGCCAAGAAGGTCATCATCTCCGCGCCGGCGAAGAACGAGGACGTCACCGTGGTCATGGGCGTCAACCACGAGATGTACGACCCGGCCAAGCACACCATCATCTCGAACGCCTCCTGCACCACCAACTGCCTCGCCCCGATGGCGAAGGTGCTGCACGACACGTTCGGCATCCAGCAGGGCCTGATGACCACCATCCACGCGTACACGCAGGACCAGAACCTGCAGGACGCGCCGCACAAGGACCTGCGCCGGGCCCGGGCCGCCGCGCTCAACATCGTCCCGACCTCGACCGGCGCCGCCAAGGCGATCGGCCTGGTCCTGCCCGACCTGAAGGGCAAGCTGGACGGTTACGCGCTGCGGGTGCCGATCCCGACCGGCTCCACCACCGACCTGACCGTCAACCTCAACCGCGAGACCACGGTGGACGAGGTCAACGCCGCGATGAAGGCCGCCGCGGACGGCCCGCTCAAGGGCATCCTGGTCTACAACGAGGACCCGATCGTCTCCTCCGACATCGTCACCGACCCGGCGTCGTGCATCTACGACGCCCCGCTGACCAAGGTGGTCGGCAACCAGGTCAAGGTCGTCGGCTGGTACGACAACGAGTGGGGCTACTCGAACCGCCTGGTCGACCTGGTCAAGCTGGTGGGTTCGTCGCTGTGA
- the zwf gene encoding glucose-6-phosphate dehydrogenase: protein MNPLRDPQDRRLPRIPEPCALVIFGVTGDLARKKLLPAVYDLANRGLLPPGFVVLGFARRDWGNGDFESLAYEAAKKGARTPWREEVWARLAGHIKFVGGSFDDDAAFDQLATALDELRDTQGIPGNAAFYFSIPPAAFPVVLKQLARTGMADNAKSGGWRRVVVEKPFGHDLPSAKALNELVDDVFTREDVFRIDHYLGKETVQNILALRFANNLFEPLWNSKYVDSVQITMAEDVGIGTRAGFYDSAGAARDVLQNHLLQLLALVAMEEPTSFDPDEIRTEKLKVLKAITVPQDISRDTVRGQYLPGWVGGERAVGYLDEQGVPQDSTTETYVAVKLGIQNRRWAGVPFYIRAGKRLPRRVTEVAIIFKKAPHLPFNPADVESLGNNQLVIRVQPDEGVVLKFGSKVPGTAMEVRDIAMDFQYGEAFTESSPEAYERLVLDVLIGDRTLFPDAAEVEQSWQVVDPLEHAWAGSRPEPYRAGEWGPRVADEMLARDGRAWRRA from the coding sequence ATGAACCCGCTGCGCGACCCGCAGGACCGGCGGCTGCCGCGGATCCCGGAGCCGTGCGCTCTGGTGATCTTCGGGGTGACCGGAGACCTGGCCCGCAAGAAGCTGTTGCCGGCGGTCTACGACCTGGCGAACCGGGGGCTGCTGCCGCCCGGTTTCGTGGTCCTGGGCTTCGCCCGGCGGGACTGGGGCAACGGCGACTTCGAGTCGCTGGCCTACGAGGCGGCGAAGAAGGGCGCCCGCACCCCGTGGCGGGAGGAGGTGTGGGCGCGGCTGGCCGGCCACATCAAGTTCGTCGGCGGCTCGTTCGACGACGACGCCGCGTTCGACCAGCTCGCCACCGCCCTCGATGAGCTGCGGGACACCCAGGGCATCCCCGGCAACGCCGCCTTCTACTTCTCCATCCCCCCGGCGGCCTTCCCCGTGGTGCTCAAGCAGCTCGCCCGCACCGGCATGGCCGACAACGCCAAGTCCGGCGGCTGGCGCCGGGTGGTGGTGGAGAAGCCCTTTGGTCACGACCTGCCCTCGGCCAAGGCCCTCAACGAGCTGGTCGATGACGTCTTCACCCGCGAGGACGTCTTCCGCATCGACCACTACCTGGGCAAGGAGACCGTCCAGAACATCCTCGCCCTGCGGTTCGCCAACAACCTGTTCGAGCCACTGTGGAACTCGAAGTACGTCGACTCGGTGCAGATCACCATGGCCGAGGACGTCGGCATCGGCACCCGGGCCGGCTTCTACGACTCGGCCGGCGCCGCCCGGGACGTGCTCCAGAACCACCTCCTGCAGCTGCTCGCCCTGGTGGCGATGGAGGAGCCCACCAGCTTCGACCCGGACGAGATCCGCACCGAGAAGCTGAAGGTGCTCAAGGCCATCACCGTGCCCCAGGACATCTCCCGGGACACCGTCCGGGGCCAGTACCTGCCCGGCTGGGTCGGCGGCGAGCGGGCCGTCGGCTACCTGGACGAGCAGGGCGTCCCCCAGGACTCCACCACCGAGACGTACGTCGCCGTCAAGCTCGGCATCCAGAACCGACGCTGGGCCGGCGTGCCCTTCTACATCCGGGCCGGCAAGCGGCTGCCCCGCCGGGTCACCGAGGTGGCCATCATCTTCAAGAAGGCGCCGCACCTGCCGTTCAACCCGGCGGACGTGGAGTCGCTCGGCAACAACCAACTCGTCATCCGGGTGCAGCCGGACGAGGGCGTGGTGCTGAAGTTCGGCTCCAAGGTGCCGGGCACCGCGATGGAGGTCCGGGACATCGCGATGGACTTCCAGTACGGCGAGGCGTTCACCGAATCCAGCCCCGAGGCGTACGAGCGGCTGGTGCTGGACGTGCTGATCGGCGACCGGACGCTGTTCCCGGACGCCGCCGAGGTGGAGCAGAGCTGGCAGGTGGTGGACCCGCTGGAGCACGCCTGGGCGGGCAGCAGGCCGGAGCCGTACCGGGCCGGCGAGTGGGGTCCCCGCGTCGCCGACGAGATGCTGGCCCGCGACGGCCGGGCCTGGCGCCGGGCATGA
- the pgl gene encoding 6-phosphogluconolactonase — MSEASVAVHADADLLAQAVAARLVVKLLDAQADRGQASVVLTGGRIAAAVYRAVAELPARDAVDWSRVDLWWGDERFLPAGDPERNETQAREALLAALPLDPARVHPMPAADGPVGNDPEAAAAGYAEELARAARPGTATLPHFDVLLLGVGEDGHVASVFPEHPVHHDNRPVSAVRGSPKPPPVRTTLTLPTINTAEEVWLVAAGADKARAVGMALAGAGPVQLPAAGVHGVSRTLWLLDRAAAADVPPRFRSLR; from the coding sequence ATGAGTGAGGCGAGTGTCGCCGTACACGCCGACGCCGACCTGCTGGCGCAGGCGGTGGCGGCCCGGTTGGTGGTGAAGCTGCTCGACGCGCAGGCGGACCGGGGCCAGGCGTCGGTGGTGCTGACCGGCGGGCGGATCGCCGCGGCGGTGTACCGGGCGGTGGCGGAGCTACCGGCCCGGGACGCGGTCGACTGGTCCCGCGTCGACCTCTGGTGGGGCGACGAACGGTTCCTGCCGGCGGGGGACCCGGAACGCAACGAGACGCAGGCCCGCGAGGCCCTGCTGGCCGCGCTGCCGCTGGACCCGGCACGGGTGCACCCGATGCCGGCCGCCGACGGGCCGGTCGGCAACGACCCGGAGGCCGCCGCCGCCGGGTACGCCGAGGAACTCGCCCGGGCGGCCCGGCCCGGCACCGCCACGCTCCCCCATTTCGACGTGCTGCTGCTCGGCGTCGGGGAGGACGGGCACGTGGCGTCGGTCTTCCCGGAGCACCCGGTGCACCACGACAACCGGCCGGTCAGCGCGGTACGCGGCAGCCCCAAGCCGCCACCGGTGCGGACCACGCTGACCCTGCCGACGATCAACACCGCCGAGGAGGTCTGGCTGGTGGCCGCCGGCGCGGACAAGGCCCGGGCGGTGGGCATGGCGCTCGCCGGCGCGGGGCCGGTGCAGCTGCCGGCGGCCGGGGTGCACGGGGTGTCCCGTACCCTCTGGCTGCTGGACCGGGCGGCGGCGGCCGACGTGCCGCCCCGCTTCCGCAGCCTCCGCTGA
- the secG gene encoding preprotein translocase subunit SecG, whose translation MPIWFAYTMIVLLVITSIMLTLLILLHRGKGGGLSSMFGGGVSSSLAGSSVAEKNLDRYTVLVGIIWFACIVGIGLWLRLQLAGGA comes from the coding sequence ATGCCGATCTGGTTCGCCTACACGATGATCGTGTTGCTGGTCATCACGAGCATCATGCTCACCCTGCTGATCCTGCTCCACCGCGGTAAGGGTGGCGGGCTGTCGAGCATGTTCGGCGGCGGTGTCAGCTCCAGCCTGGCCGGCTCCTCGGTCGCCGAGAAGAACCTCGACCGCTACACCGTTCTGGTCGGGATCATCTGGTTCGCGTGCATCGTCGGGATCGGGCTCTGGCTCCGCCTCCAGCTCGCCGGCGGCGCCTGA
- a CDS encoding glucose-6-phosphate dehydrogenase assembly protein OpcA, which translates to MIGLWDTTGNEVVKALAAERRSAGGVASGMALTLIVVVDEKRVREAEAAATIAAAAHPCRLLVVVRSDVERDRNRLDAEIVVGGRLGPCEAVVTRMYGRLALHAESVVMPLLVPDVPVVSWWHGEPPEEIATDFLGVVADRRITDSAQAADPIAALRQRAADYAPGDTDLAWTRITPWRTLVAGAFDTAQARITEATVVAPASDPTAALMRGWLAARLGIDPVLERTDEFPRMREVQLRCSNGEELTLTRDDSMATFRRTGQEDRMLPLVRRPLGDELAEELRRLDADQVYAEALGAAAGISGLEQRPGRRVHVWKDPATAQRAEAGVTAHAGATAKG; encoded by the coding sequence TTGATCGGGCTGTGGGACACCACCGGCAACGAGGTGGTCAAGGCGCTCGCCGCCGAGCGGCGCAGCGCGGGCGGGGTGGCCAGCGGCATGGCGCTCACCCTGATCGTGGTGGTGGACGAGAAGCGGGTCCGGGAGGCGGAGGCGGCGGCGACGATAGCGGCCGCGGCCCACCCGTGCCGGCTGCTCGTGGTGGTCCGCTCCGACGTCGAGCGGGACCGCAACCGCCTGGACGCGGAGATCGTCGTCGGCGGCCGGCTCGGCCCGTGCGAGGCGGTGGTGACCCGGATGTACGGCCGGCTCGCCCTGCACGCCGAGTCGGTGGTGATGCCGCTGCTGGTGCCGGACGTGCCGGTGGTGAGCTGGTGGCACGGCGAGCCGCCGGAGGAGATCGCGACCGACTTCCTCGGGGTGGTGGCGGACCGGCGGATCACCGACTCGGCGCAGGCGGCCGACCCGATCGCCGCGCTGCGGCAGCGGGCGGCGGACTACGCCCCCGGCGACACCGACCTGGCCTGGACCCGGATCACCCCGTGGCGCACCCTGGTGGCCGGCGCGTTCGACACCGCCCAGGCCAGGATCACCGAGGCGACGGTGGTGGCGCCCGCATCCGACCCGACGGCGGCGCTGATGCGCGGCTGGCTCGCGGCCCGGCTCGGCATCGACCCGGTCCTGGAGCGCACCGACGAGTTCCCCCGGATGCGCGAGGTGCAGCTGCGCTGCTCCAACGGCGAGGAGCTGACCCTGACCCGGGACGACAGCATGGCGACCTTCCGGCGTACCGGCCAGGAGGACCGCATGCTGCCGCTGGTCCGCCGCCCGCTCGGCGACGAGCTGGCCGAGGAGCTTCGCCGCCTCGACGCCGACCAGGTGTACGCGGAGGCGCTCGGTGCCGCCGCCGGCATCTCCGGCCTGGAGCAGCGCCCCGGCCGGCGGGTGCACGTGTGGAAGGATCCGGCGACCGCCCAGCGGGCCGAGGCCGGCGTCACCGCGCACGCCGGGGCGACCGCCAAGGGGTGA
- the whiA gene encoding DNA-binding protein WhiA has protein sequence MAMTAAVKDELSRVDVPKPCCRRAEMSALLRFAGGLHIVSGRVVVEAELDTGAVARRLRREIAEVYGYPSEIHVLASGGLRKGSHFIVRVVKDGEALARQTGLLDVRGRPVRGLPPHVVAANVCCAVSAWRGAFMAHGSLTEPGRSSALEITCPGPESALALVGAARRIGITAKNREVRNVDRVVVKDGDAIAALLTRVGAHSSVLAWEERRVRREVRATANRLANFDDANLRRSARAAVAAAARVTRALEILAEDAPDHLTSAGRLRLEHRQASLEELGALADPPLTKDAIAGRIRRLLALADKRARDLGIPDTEAAVTPDMLVV, from the coding sequence ATGGCGATGACGGCTGCGGTCAAGGACGAGCTGAGTCGGGTCGACGTGCCCAAGCCCTGCTGCCGGCGGGCGGAGATGAGCGCCCTGCTGCGGTTCGCCGGCGGCCTGCACATCGTGTCGGGCCGCGTGGTGGTCGAGGCGGAGCTGGACACTGGCGCGGTCGCCCGGCGGCTGCGGCGGGAGATCGCCGAGGTCTACGGCTACCCGAGTGAGATCCATGTGCTCGCCTCCGGCGGGCTGCGCAAGGGCAGCCATTTCATCGTACGGGTGGTGAAGGACGGCGAGGCGCTGGCGCGCCAGACCGGCCTGCTGGACGTGCGTGGCCGCCCGGTGCGCGGGTTGCCGCCGCACGTGGTCGCCGCCAACGTCTGCTGCGCGGTCTCCGCCTGGCGGGGCGCGTTCATGGCGCACGGGTCGCTGACCGAGCCGGGCCGCTCCAGCGCGCTGGAGATCACATGCCCGGGGCCGGAGTCGGCGCTCGCCCTGGTCGGCGCGGCCCGGCGGATCGGCATCACCGCCAAGAACCGCGAGGTGCGCAACGTTGACCGGGTGGTCGTCAAGGACGGCGATGCGATCGCCGCGCTGCTCACCCGCGTCGGCGCCCACTCCAGCGTGCTGGCCTGGGAGGAGCGCCGGGTGCGCCGCGAGGTCCGGGCCACCGCCAACCGCCTGGCCAACTTCGACGACGCCAACCTGCGCCGCTCGGCCCGGGCCGCGGTAGCCGCCGCCGCCCGGGTCACCCGGGCGCTGGAGATCCTCGCCGAGGACGCTCCCGACCACCTCACCTCGGCCGGTCGGCTGCGCCTGGAGCACCGGCAGGCCTCGTTGGAGGAGCTGGGGGCGCTGGCCGACCCGCCGCTGACCAAGGACGCCATCGCCGGCCGGATCCGCCGGCTGCTCGCGCTGGCCGACAAGCGGGCCCGCGACCTGGGCATCCCGGATACCGAAGCAGCCGTCACGCCCGACATGCTCGTGGTCTGA
- the rapZ gene encoding RNase adapter RapZ, giving the protein MPTGTETALGRPGPAEADTTLVVVTGLSGGGRSTVARALENVGFYVVDNLPQALMLDMAELAFKAGGAARRTAMVLDVRSRAFSTDLAGAIRELRERGFQPRVVFVDADDEVLIRRFESVRRSHPLQGDGRLADGIAVERALLEEARDQADVIIDTSHLNVNQLRRRVEELFGGEDARRLRITVLSFGFKYGLPPDADFVMDARFLPNPYWVPELREHTGREEAVSAYVLGQEGADAFVAGYADLINATTAGFEREGKRYLTVAVGCTGGKHRSVAIAEELATRLRGSGIAANAQHRDLGRE; this is encoded by the coding sequence GTGCCGACCGGTACGGAGACAGCCCTGGGCCGGCCGGGGCCGGCCGAGGCGGACACCACCCTGGTGGTGGTCACCGGCCTCTCCGGGGGCGGCCGGAGCACGGTGGCCCGGGCGCTGGAGAACGTCGGCTTCTACGTGGTCGACAACCTGCCCCAGGCGCTCATGCTCGACATGGCCGAGCTGGCCTTCAAGGCCGGCGGCGCGGCCCGGCGTACGGCGATGGTGCTGGACGTGCGCTCGCGCGCCTTCTCCACCGACCTGGCCGGGGCGATCCGGGAGCTGCGCGAGCGCGGCTTCCAGCCTCGGGTGGTCTTCGTCGACGCCGACGACGAGGTGCTGATCCGCCGGTTCGAGAGCGTCCGCCGCTCGCACCCGTTGCAGGGGGACGGCCGGCTGGCCGACGGGATCGCGGTCGAGCGCGCCCTGCTGGAGGAGGCCCGGGACCAGGCCGACGTGATCATCGACACCAGCCACCTGAACGTCAACCAGCTCCGGCGCCGGGTCGAGGAGCTGTTCGGCGGGGAGGACGCCCGCCGGCTGCGGATCACCGTGCTCTCCTTCGGCTTCAAGTACGGCCTCCCCCCGGACGCCGACTTCGTGATGGACGCCCGGTTCCTGCCCAACCCGTACTGGGTGCCGGAGCTGCGCGAGCACACCGGGCGCGAGGAGGCGGTCAGCGCGTACGTGCTGGGCCAGGAGGGCGCCGACGCGTTCGTGGCCGGGTACGCCGACCTGATCAACGCCACCACCGCCGGTTTCGAACGGGAAGGCAAGCGCTACCTGACGGTCGCGGTCGGCTGCACCGGCGGCAAGCACCGCAGCGTCGCGATCGCCGAGGAGTTGGCCACTCGGCTGCGCGGTTCCGGCATCGCCGCGAACGCTCAGCACCGGGACCTGGGGCGGGAATGA